A window from Chitinophaga filiformis encodes these proteins:
- a CDS encoding carbamoyltransferase, producing METYYIGLSNTFHDSSIAIMNSQGEVLFAEATERKLQYKRGLSCPADNFDIGRTLKKYCKKGASFVVATSWSQDYLQFLDRLERLGFFSEKSLTNPLLQLPSRYIFSKASIYTILKLQHQYQKNAGTGILLALQQHFPESRVSFRSYSHHLAHAAYACYTSPYENAACAVIDGYGEGGSISIYHYADDKLKEVRLHKGPQSLGWLYEMITTLCGFDWFTGEEWKVMGLAPYGKIIPGAYQLIKELCRYENLRLHYPPVERIIAILKELEAFKRTPDSDPWTAADLAYTGQTCFAELTTAMLKDVEALKLSPNLVIGGGCGLNSSFNGTVTSTTGFSKLFVPSAPADDGNSIGAAMLALKEDNPALKLGSRSFFTPYLGSSIQEEAIKRMLQLGKVSNIRHLPLSIHKETAAKLAEGKLVAWVQGRAEFGPRSLGNRSILADPRPQDMKNKINSMVKFREEFRPFAPSILHEFGDTYFENYEETPYMERTLIFRKEVKSKVPAVVHANHTGRLQTVKKEWNASYYKLIKSFYDITGIPIVLNTSLNIMGKPILHSLEDAIGMFYTTGLDVLVVNDYMIEKQS from the coding sequence ATGGAAACATACTACATCGGTCTTTCAAATACATTCCACGACTCTTCTATTGCCATCATGAACAGTCAGGGAGAGGTCCTGTTCGCAGAAGCGACAGAAAGGAAATTGCAATACAAACGGGGCCTGAGCTGCCCTGCAGACAATTTTGACATTGGCCGGACACTGAAAAAGTACTGTAAGAAAGGCGCTTCATTTGTTGTGGCTACTTCCTGGAGCCAGGATTACCTGCAGTTCCTTGACAGGCTGGAAAGACTGGGATTCTTTTCGGAGAAAAGCCTGACGAATCCCCTGCTGCAGTTACCTTCCCGGTATATCTTTTCCAAAGCATCCATTTACACCATCCTCAAACTGCAGCACCAGTACCAGAAGAATGCAGGCACCGGCATCTTACTGGCCTTACAGCAACACTTCCCTGAAAGCCGGGTAAGCTTCCGGAGCTATTCCCACCACCTGGCCCATGCAGCTTATGCCTGTTATACCAGCCCCTACGAAAATGCCGCCTGTGCTGTTATAGACGGATATGGAGAAGGCGGCTCTATTTCCATTTACCATTATGCGGATGACAAACTGAAGGAAGTCCGGCTGCACAAAGGACCGCAAAGCCTGGGCTGGCTGTATGAAATGATCACTACCCTCTGCGGCTTTGACTGGTTCACAGGTGAAGAATGGAAAGTAATGGGATTGGCGCCTTATGGTAAGATCATCCCCGGGGCATATCAGCTCATTAAGGAGTTGTGCCGCTATGAAAACCTGCGACTGCATTATCCTCCTGTAGAACGGATCATCGCGATACTGAAGGAGCTGGAAGCATTTAAAAGGACGCCCGACAGCGACCCCTGGACGGCGGCCGACCTGGCCTATACAGGACAGACCTGTTTTGCGGAACTCACCACGGCTATGCTGAAAGATGTGGAAGCGCTGAAGCTCTCTCCTAATCTCGTCATTGGTGGTGGCTGTGGATTGAATTCCTCCTTTAACGGAACGGTGACCTCCACCACTGGTTTCAGTAAACTATTCGTTCCTTCCGCCCCGGCAGACGACGGCAATTCCATCGGCGCTGCCATGCTGGCCCTGAAAGAAGACAATCCCGCCCTCAAACTGGGCAGCAGATCCTTCTTCACGCCATACCTGGGTTCCTCCATCCAGGAAGAAGCCATCAAACGCATGCTGCAATTGGGAAAGGTCAGCAATATCCGCCACCTGCCACTCAGCATACATAAGGAAACAGCGGCCAAACTGGCCGAGGGAAAACTGGTGGCCTGGGTACAGGGAAGAGCAGAATTCGGTCCGCGCTCGCTGGGCAACCGCAGCATCCTGGCCGATCCAAGGCCCCAGGACATGAAGAACAAGATCAATTCCATGGTGAAATTCCGGGAAGAATTCCGCCCCTTTGCGCCGTCTATCTTACATGAGTTTGGCGACACTTATTTTGAGAACTATGAGGAGACACCCTATATGGAGCGCACGCTCATTTTCAGGAAGGAAGTGAAGAGTAAAGTGCCCGCGGTAGTTCATGCCAATCATACCGGGCGACTACAAACAGTAAAAAAGGAATGGAATGCTTCTTACTATAAACTGATCAAATCGTTCTACGATATTACAGGCATCCCCATTGTACTCAATACCAGTTTGAATATAATGGGGAAACCGATCCTGCATTCACTGGAAGACGCCATCGGGATGTTCTACACTACAGGCCTGGACGTGCTGGTAGTGAATGACTATATGATAGAGAAACAAAGCTAA